Genomic window (Chondrocystis sp. NIES-4102):
TCATGACCGATAAATTCTAAAATGCGACTGAGACACTCACCAATAATTGCCGATCGCAAATGTCCTACGTGCATCTCTTTGGCTACATTAGGGCTTGGGTAGTCAACTATGATTCGTTGCGGAGTTTTAGTTGCTTCAATTCCTAATCTGGGGTCACGTTGTATTTGGCGCAATATTTCCCCAATATAATTTGATTTTACCATAAAATTGATAAAACCTGGGCCAGCAATTGTAGGAGTTGGACACATCTGCTCAATTTGCAGGTGGTCGATAATGGTTTGGGCGATCGCTCTAGGATTTTGTTTTAGAGCCTTAGCTAGAGATAAAGCCACATTTGATTGATAATCGCCAAATTTTGGATTATTGGTAGGGGCAACTAAAGGATCGGTATCGGCAAATTCTGCGCCAAAAGCAGCCACCAAAGCTTGGCTTACAGAGTCTTGAAGCTGTTTGAGGATCGAAGTCATAATATTTTAGCTATAAGCTCTCAGCCTTAAGCCTAAGCTTGATTGATAATCGGAAAAAAAGATCTGATTTTTGATTTTACCTCAATACCCATAGTATTTTTAAGCAAAACTAAAAGGCTATTGCTATTTCTCTTAATTTCCTATAACAACAAGGGTGTAGATGGTTCTTTAAACTAATACAGCCGTACAAAATTACTTTAAGACAATTCAGGGGATTATCGGTTAGTAGTCAGATAGTAGATAGTAATTAATAAGCCCAAAGCCCAAAGCTTCAATTATCTAATAAGCTTATAGCGTATTTAAATTGCATACTATTCTTTTAGAAAATCAGGTTGAAACCCTTATCCTTTCTCCTGACTCCTGACTCCTGACTCCTTGATGCAGTCCAATACGGGGGAAACCCCCTTTTCTGCGTGCTGCATCGCTCCTGACTCATGACTCAACCAGTAATTTAAATGCGTAACAGCTTATTGCTATATCGATAAACAGAAATACCTCATAAAATTAAATAATTACTCGCTAATCTTCAACTCACTGAGATTCCAAAACGCACCACCTAAAGCAGAATATTCAATACCTTGAATTTTATTACGTACTGCTGTTAGAGAATAGGGATTGACTAAACAGATTGCGGGTAGTTGTTCTGAAATTAATTGTTGTACCTGGGCATAAATTACTTTACGCTTTTCTAGATCTAATTCTTTTGCACCTTCTATATAAAGCCTACCAATTTCTGCTTCCCAATCGGCGATGACTCTCCCTTCAATTCCTGGTGCAGGTTGATTAAACATATGTACATTACCATCGGGCGACCAAAGATTGAAACCGTTATTTGGTTCATTTCCTCCAGAGAAACCCAATAAAATGCACTCCCAGTCTAGGGTAGTATCGGTTTTACCGACTAAAACATTAAAATTAATTGTTCTAAAGTTTACTTTAATGCCAATTTTCGCTAGATCTTCTTCGATCTGATTACCCATAGCCTCGCGAATTTTATTACCAGAATTAGTATTTAAAACAAAACTAACGCGATTACCATCTTGATCAAATAATTGACCTTGCTGATCATATTTAAATCCTGCTGCGATTAATAACTCCTTAGCTTTTTCAGGATTATAGGGATACCCTTTTAGACCATCATAATAAAAAGGAGACTGTCGAGACAGATGAGAAATTTGTGGCTTACCCAAACCGCGAAAAACATTTTTAATCATGCGATCGCGATCTATTCCATAGGAAACTGCTTGACGAAAATTGAGATTATTAAACCAACGTAATTTAATCGGGCTAATAACATTTTTGCCGTTCTTTTTCCCTTGATTGAGGTTAAACATGATAAAAGTCATGCTATAGACCTCCCCACCGTTATAAATGGTAAAATTGCCTTTATTTTCCTCTTTTTTGAGCAAAGAAAAGTATTCGGGAGAAACTCCAAGGGAATCTAAACTACCTGATCGAAACTGCATTAAAGATGTGTCGGTCGATTCCACCACTTCCCAAACCACTTGTTGAATATGAGGTAAATTTTGCTTTAAAACTTCTTTTTTCCAATAGTGGGGATTAGCTTCAAATACAATTCTCTCCGACGTACTATAACTTTTAATTTTATAAGCACTGTTAGCAATAATTTGTTCTGGGGGGGTATCTACTGTCCATGTGGAAAGAAATAATAATTTACCTTCTTGATCCTTTTGCTCAATGGTTGGTCGTAAAATATGAGCAGGGAAGATAGAAGCCCCTACAACTTCTAAAAATGGCGCAAAAGGTTCGGTAATGGCGAATTTTATCTGTCGATCATTAAGTTTTGTGACTTTGGGTAATGTTCCACTCTGACCGATTTTTAAAATATCCCTCATCCCTGTAGGTATTTCTGGATTAAGATAAAGTTGATTGTAGGTAAACTCAACATCATCGGCAGTTAGAGGTTGACCGTCAGACCATTTGAGATTGGGTCTTAGGGTATATATAATTTCTAAATTATCATCTGAAATTGTCCATGATTCGGCTAATGCAGGTTCGGTTTTACCTGTAATGGGGTTTTGGGTAGTTAAACCATCAAATAGCATTCCACCGACATCAGCACTAGTACCATCACTTGCTATTACAGGATTGAAGGTTTTAGGATCGCTTAAAATAGATAGAACAACTTGGGGTGGCTGTTCGGAATTAGCTACTAAAGTATTAGGATTACAAGCGGTGATGGGTATTAATAATAGTGTGATGCAAATTAATATTAAGAATTTGCTTAAAAAGATACGGAGAGAGTTAATTAAGCCCAAAACTAATATTTTCCCTTGCTGAGGTTTTCTGCCACATTATATCTTTATAGCCTATAGGACAACAGGGGTTATAGATGAGATTTAGCCGAAATAATCCATTGTCATAATTTCTTCTAGTGCAATAAAAACATCATCGGGTATATCAAATTCTAGTCTTCGCACCTGGATAACTTCTGCAAAAATTTCTGGGTAAATTTCCTCCAGATACTTTTGAAAACTGGGGTTACGCTTTAACAATCTGTTTATTTGATTGCGGAAATTGGCAACCTCTGCACGCCAATGTCGGTAATTTCTCTCCCTTTGAGACTCCCAATACTTTAATTTTAGGATATGTTCAATTAGTCGCTGAAGATAACTTTCTAGGGATCTTTTTTCTGATTTTCCCATATCGTCTATTTCCTCAAGCAAGTTTTCCCAGTCCATTTCCCTAAAATCCTGCTTCTGAATCTTTTGCTTAATTTCTTCAACCCAGAGATTAAAATCCTGGTTATATAGTTCTCTGATGTTCATAAATTATCCATAAGTCAATGATAATAATTTAAATATAAACAACTCGGTACAACAGTTTATTAAGTAGAAACAATTAGGAATGTGTGTTGCTAGCTTTTAGCTCAGGAGTGCATATGCGAAGCGGTATCCTTGATTGATTCGCTCAAGGCATGGAGACCGTACCGTTAGCACAGCACCGCTTTGACGCGTAGTTAACCCTTTAGGGTAGCTTTTATTTTTAATTGCGATGGTGAGCGATAATTATTGACTTGTTACTCCCCTCTCCCCTCTCCTACCTCCTACCCACTACCCACTACCTACTACCTACTACCCACCCATTGTGCGACTATCTACGTGTTAGGGAATTAGGGTATGATGACCTAAATTGTAGTTTTGATCTTTAGCTTAAAATATACAACTTGTTACAAAGATAAGGATATATGACCTCTACATCTAATCAGATTGGCGTAGCCGTAGTTGGTACAGGATTTGGACAAAAGATACACATTCCAGGTTTTCAACAGCACCC
Coding sequences:
- a CDS encoding extracellular solute-binding protein family 5, whose translation is MGLINSLRIFLSKFLILICITLLLIPITACNPNTLVANSEQPPQVVLSILSDPKTFNPVIASDGTSADVGGMLFDGLTTQNPITGKTEPALAESWTISDDNLEIIYTLRPNLKWSDGQPLTADDVEFTYNQLYLNPEIPTGMRDILKIGQSGTLPKVTKLNDRQIKFAITEPFAPFLEVVGASIFPAHILRPTIEQKDQEGKLLFLSTWTVDTPPEQIIANSAYKIKSYSTSERIVFEANPHYWKKEVLKQNLPHIQQVVWEVVESTDTSLMQFRSGSLDSLGVSPEYFSLLKKEENKGNFTIYNGGEVYSMTFIMFNLNQGKKNGKNVISPIKLRWFNNLNFRQAVSYGIDRDRMIKNVFRGLGKPQISHLSRQSPFYYDGLKGYPYNPEKAKELLIAAGFKYDQQGQLFDQDGNRVSFVLNTNSGNKIREAMGNQIEEDLAKIGIKVNFRTINFNVLVGKTDTTLDWECILLGFSGGNEPNNGFNLWSPDGNVHMFNQPAPGIEGRVIADWEAEIGRLYIEGAKELDLEKRKVIYAQVQQLISEQLPAICLVNPYSLTAVRNKIQGIEYSALGGAFWNLSELKISE